One Rhizoctonia solani chromosome 2, complete sequence DNA segment encodes these proteins:
- a CDS encoding erv1/alr family domain-containing protein produces the protein MPVPLTDESKPLPPGIVLGPDGKPCKVCSSFKAWSKSQRSGSSSNAAAKGTAATAAVAASSTTTSRENCPADVEALGRATWTFLHTTAAYYPTSPSAQHQSSMLALLRSLPSLYPCSHCASDFGKDIKKNPPEGVVGRNGGVITELGTPGDVRGTLLIHWR, from the exons ATGCCTGTGCCACTTACAGACGAATCTAAGCCCCTTCCACCAGGAATAGTCCTCGGACCAGACGGGAAACCATGTAAAGTCTGTTCCTCATTCAAAGCATGGTCCAAATCCCAACGCTCAGGCTCAAGCTCAAATGCCGCCGCCAAAGGAACAGCCGCCACCGCCGCAGTCGCAGCATCCAGCACGACCACATCACGCGAAAACTGTCCAGCAGACGTAGAAGCCCTCGGTCGAGCAACATGGACATTCCTCCATACCACGGCCGCATACTACCCAACAAGCCCGAGCGCGCAACACCAATCGTCGATGCTTGCTCTGCTTCGTTCGCTTCCGTCGTTGTACCCATGTTCGCATTGCGCTTCGGATTTCGGAAAGGATATCAAGAAGAACCCGCCCGAGGGGGTTGTTGGGA GAAACGGAGGAGTTATTACCGAGCTCGGGACGCCCGGTGACGTTCGTGGAACCTTGCTCATCCACTGGCGATAG